TTACCCTTTTTCTGTATATACCTATCTTTAATAGTGAGAAACCTGGTCCCCATTACCCTCAATATATTTACTGTTTGATCACAGTCTCTTGTATGCAACCAACTCACCTGACTCATGGACTGTCTTCTCAGCCTCAGTGTCCTGGCCAAGAATTTCTGGGTAGTCTTTCCAACTTACATTATTCATGTCTGGGAAACTGATTCTAGGGAAGATTTTGACTTCCTTTTAGTAACAACACTCATTTTTCACTCACCACGTGATACTTTTAATTAAGAAGCACTGAATTACCATTTTCTCTTGAATTTGAGGTATCTTAAAAGAGTGACTTATCTGAGGGAAACAAAGATGATTTTGGGAAACGTACGATTTTCTCGACCAGACATAATGGGATTATTGCTGGAGAGATGGGGTCTAAGACGAGTGCAAAGGAAAGTTGGAGAGATAcacctttttctttaaattaggccttttttttcctgtgttctttctgAGGATTTGGATCTCTGACTTGTTCAATGTTAATTTGTAGGGTTCAGTGTAGTCTATGAGCTAGGAAGCCATAATTTCTAAGGGAATTTTGCctcttacttttaaaatggagtttaattaaattttaattttggagcATATCTTATATAATTTAGTACTTTCTTACAAATTAGTTGTTGAAATTCCAAGACTaagataaaaattctaatatgtttaaaaattccttagagaaaatagactttatttttctggaattctTGTTCTAGATCTGCCAGTTTTCCTTTATCTCTGATTCTGTTTTACAGGTAAGGCTGTAGTGACGTTTATCcattaattttaagatttattggTATCTCTCTACAGAAACAACATGCATTATGTGTATCTGTCATGTAAATGTGAGGTATAAATTGTAAAGATGAACAGTGACACTTTTCAAAgcacttgaatttttaaaaaattcaattttatcttAGCACCGCAGAGACCTTCAGATTGGTCCAAAAAGAAGAAGGAGCCCCTAGGGAAATTGGCTTCTTTATTTAAACTTATTGTGAGAGTGATCGATTCTTTCCATACTCTGAGCCTCAAGGAAGTACATTCTGATACTCTCCTCGCTATCGGCAACTCCATCATCAGCATTCTTTCCAGTGTACTTGGACATGTTTCTTTACCTTCTATGATccgaaaaatatttgcaactttaACAAGACCTCTGGCGTTACTGTATAAAAACTCAAAGTAAGTATTTTGAGCTTAATAGCTTTGAATTAAACCTATATGCCTAGATTTAGGCAGGCAACTCTTGTTGTTTTCCTATTGGCTTTGTTGTTACAGATTAATCTTTACAATTTAGTGGAGAGGGTGGTAGTATATGAAGTCATGCTTTTGTTAAAAAGATAGCTCAAATAATACGTAGACGTGATGTAGAATTTGGAAGTCCCTTTATTTTGCATGCTTATTTCAACCCTCTTTTCAATTTAGTGCATGTCTTTTCAGAATTGTTAATAGAAAACGAGTATCTATTAAATGTATGATGTTTATGACTTGACACACTACTTTGCAGTTAAATGTATGATGTGCACTGAATATATTATATGCGTCTTTCATCATACATCTAAGAaatctcattgtttttaatgtctGCATAGGATTCCATGAAACTTTTTTACCTGATTTTCTGATGGTGGACATGTATGTTTTCCAGTCTTTCCCCTCATAATTAACAATATCACAGTTGAACGTATTTGTACATTAATCATTGTCCACATTTGCCACTATTTCTGCAGAACAAGGCCCTAAAATTGAAATTGTTCAAAGGGTATGcacatttaaatttctaaattacCCTCCAAAAGTTTGTATTAATAtacattactttttatatttgaatCGAAGCAAGCTGTGCCTtaaaaaacctggaaaaaatcccaaatagcatacttttaaaaaaaaaaaaagcttttttaggATTCATCAGTGTTCTTTATAGCTAAGCTTGTTTGGTTCAGTCATAATAGAGTATCTTTTCTAAATTCACAGAGAAAGTTTTAGGACCAGATTTTATAAAGTACAAATTAGAACCCCAGATTCATTAAGATTTTGCAAGTCTATTTTAGTCCTTAAGCGTCATCAAAAATAAtaggtgcttttttaaaaaaaggtaaaaacaaatgaCTAGTATTAGTACTTTAGGTCTATTCCAGGTGTTTTTATTTAACTCCTATTTTAAAGACAGGTTTGTTTCATGCTTAATGTTTGCAGTTTGACATTTTGTGTTAAATCTTGGGGTACCTGTTTATATCACTATACGTCTCATTTTTTTTGGTTGCGTTACAATGTCTTAAGTTTAATGTTCTAAAATATGAATGGTACTCTGTGTTTTTCTTCCCAGGCTCGATGAAGTTCCTAAAGTGTATAGTTGTATGAACAACAAGGTAAAAATAGACATTGTCCATAAAACATACTTTCATGATGAAAAATATTAGGACTTAAATAATTGTCTTCCTTAaaagtaattttgattttttaaagggtTATTTCAATACTTTAGTTTTATGGACTTTTAATAACAAGACATGGATATaatcaaatgattattttttaaagacagatttaATAATATTGCTTTTAAACTCATATAACTCACTTCCTCCTGTCTTATCCCTTTTATATATGAGTGATTGGTTACAAAgctttgaaagtaaaatttctctaggcagttattaattttgtataatttacatgaaaacagaattttttccaTTAATGGAACATAAACTTGAATTTAGGCTTGATAATCAAAGTGCATTCTTGCCATCTTATAAAGATGGATATGTACTGAAGGTgatgggagcttttaaaaaaccatttgaatttttaaaattcaaataacatGTTCTGTGAGTTAATTTAGTAtgctttgtgcttttatttttttctgtttgagaaGTAACATTTCCAGAGTTCCaataaacttttcctttttcttagttAGAAAAGCTgctgggagaaattatttcttaTCTACACTTCAGCTGCACTGGAGCTTATGACAGTGAACTTCTTGAACAGATCTCGCCATTATTATGCGTAATATTTTCACACAAGAATAAACAGATTCGAAAACAAAGTGCTCAGTTCTGGAATGCCACATTTGCTAAAGTGACAATGTTGAACTACCCTGAGGAGTTAAAGTATgttaataataaaactttatatagTTATTTTGTTCTGATTATATAAATTGGCATTTTTGGTATTAACATAAATTTTCCTTATGAGGAATCATTGCAGAGGATTTCTCAGTTGAAATATTTGGATTATGTGGTAATTAATACAAATTATTTGACCCTTTGCTCCTTAGAGTAACCTTAGTGTCAGGAACATAAAAAGCAATTTCAAATTATCCTTAACAGAAACAATGCAAAGGGCAGGAAATTGATGGCTAGTAAATCTAGGCCAACAATCAAGTATGCATGGTTACTTAATGTAACAGTCTACTTTTGCTTGAAATTTTCTAtgattaaaatttggaaaatttgaaaagtttaaagattaaaatttggAGACCAAAGAGTTCAGTGAAAAATCCAAATATTGTCTGCAATTTCTACCAGTTTTATGTACGTAGAGTAAGAAACAGTCTTTAAGCTGGGATGTGTTTTAACACTTTAAAGTTATAATTAAAGTGTTCTCTTAACGTGTGTTAACATGTTACCAGTACTTACCAGTACTCAaggtgtatgtatttgtgtactCTTTTGAAGACCAATACTAATACAAGCCAAACAAAAATTTCTGCTTCTGTTGCCTGGTTTGGAAAATGTTGAGATTATGGAGGAATCCAGTGGACCATATTCAGATGcagtaagtttttgtttgtttggttttggttgattggttggttggttgctcTTTCTTTTGAATGATGTTTGAGTAGTTTATTGGATTTcagtgtaaatttaaaaaggacaGAAACCTAGAATGTTTCATTGAAGTGATAAACAAGTAAAACCTGAACAAAAGAGCTCTATAACATAGGAGTTGGCCATATAGTTAGTTGTCTAGTCTAGAAAACTTATGAATTAAGGACAGTAAATTTTACCATAGAGTCTTACGTACGTAATGTTTCTTATAcatttatggtctttttttttttaactggcaccttgtgtgtattttttttgcAAAGGTTGGAATTATTTAAGTATATGGTTAAATGTTGCTTTAGGTAAACTAGGAATATTAGGAAATTGATGGCTGGTAAATCTAGGCCATCAATCAAGTATACATGGTTACTTAATGTAACAATCTCTAAGCAAGAGCTacccttcattttctcatttctttccattgaATCTCATTCCTTCTGTCAGAAAAACGCATCCTTGTAATACTTGATTACTATCTGAAGAGTAAGGAGTAAAGATAAGAGTACATCCGTAGGCAACTTTTCCCTATTTAACAACAAATGGAATctagctgtttttttgttttttttttaataagaaccCATGTAAGGCAAAAAGCGTTAACAGCTGGCTAAGTACTCTAGTTTGAGtttttggataaaataaaaatttcatcaaTTATGTAGACTTGTTGAGACTCGTTCAGTGTAATTTGGCCTGAAAAAAGCCGTATTGGGACCTGATAGTTAATATTTTCTGTCAAGCATGTTTTATTGTTTAAAGTTTTATGGCTTTGAtattcttttagaaaaatttccagtAATAAGAGGGGTATTTGAGCCcagtaatttatttcattttagtatttatttagtgtatctaattttttcagattttgtaaAAGTAAATGATGCAAAAGAACTACTGCTGTGTAATTTGGAAATCTGTTTGCTGTTACTACATTAcagtggctttcttttctttgatgtGATCTTAGTAgatttgaataattaaaaaattttgaaatgagtGTTCATTACACTGGAatcaaaatgtgaaaaggaaataaaatgagcatTTGCCCTTAatgaaattgctttatttttacaaaaacagacagaaaattcACAATTAAATATGACAATAAGTGGCATGGAAAGAAAATCAAGTGGAAAAAGAGATTCCTTTTTGGCACAAACAAAGAGTACAAAAGAAAGTGTGAAACTACCTGCCAAAGTATGTTTTTCTAAAGTGTATTTAGtagaactttttaaattaaaatgtatggaaGCTTGGGAACATAAAACttttaattggaagaaaaaactgaaagactAAATAAAAGATGGGATTGTAGGGAAGTAATAGAGTTTGGCCTAGAAAAACTGGATGGCGTGGAAATACAGAATCTTTGGGAGATGATTACTTAGTAAGGTTAAGTCTGTATAATACTTAGCATCCATTAAGTATAGTTAGTCCAGGCAGATGGAATGAAACTAGATATGAATAACTATAACATAGGTAGcgtaaaagaatattttataacttgTTCTTGAATTGAAAGAGAATGACTAGGTGAGATTTGCATTTTAACCTCAAATCTGAAACTAAATATCTAGTCGCTAGTAGCCAATTAACTGATTTTCAGACAATAATTTTTTCAGGATCTCCAATAAAGGAGTATTCTAGAATCTTGAGACCATGGCCctggcaaaaggaaagaaaaatgttattttaaagaataactttGACACAGTCTTGTAGCAATTGtaaattagaatgaaaaaacAGCTgctaaaaatgtataaaaataacataGTACCAATATTACTGGTATGGAGGGCATATTATTTTGGCAGTTTTTAACTTAGTTTGACTAGTTTGTGCTTCAGCTTCAGAGCTGCAGATGCACTCTCCTGCTAAACCATTTGTGTGTTGGCCTGAAAAACATTTGCCCGTGTTTTTTCGTAAGCACACATTTGCCTGCTTTTGAAAGagctataataatttttattttctgagtttttaataGAGGCAGAATGAAAGTGAGGGACATTGTATTAGTTGTTATTAAGTAGGAATATTTTATGGATATGAACTTTAAATTCCTAGTTATTATCAAAAACTATCAGTGTGAGAAGAGAGATTgacatattgaaaaataatttgggaatTTAAATAcacgtttattttttaaatttgcagttGCCACTAGACTCTTCAACTCCAAAACCAAAGAGTGAAATGCctttggaagaagaaaagtcTACTGACTTTGTGTTTATAcctccagaaggaaaagaagcaaaagaaagaatactAACTGAACATCAGAAAGAAGTATTCAAAACAAAGAGGTTTGTACTCCTTTGTACTCTTGATTTGAGTattctgtatttacatttttttttattgagttatagtttacaatgttgtgtcagtttctggtgtacagcacactttCAGTCATGTATTTACATTTAGATCTTATGCAGTGAACTATAATTTTGTGTTCAGAACTAAGATGCTGTGTATACTGTACTGTATTTTAAGTGCTAAGGTTAATTTCTAATTGTAGGAATATCAAATTTTtgaagtttaatataaaaaatctttttcaggTGTGATATTCCTGCCATGTATAATAATTTGGATGTTTCAcaagatactttattttctcaGTATAGTCAGGAAGAATCTATGTGAGTATGGAAGTTGTTGAAGTAactagttttctaatttttaaattaacagtaCTCTAATTTATGCACTTATTTATTTCAGGGAAATTCCTACTTTAActgaaaaatcaaaggaagattCCAAGATGGTACTTAAGGTATacttgatattttgtatttcagggTATTTAGACTCACCCTTCCATTATGGCGTCACTTATATTAATACTAAGATTTTTGTATAATCTCTTAACTCTCCTTAGCAGACTTTAACAAAATTGTAGTCAGTGTATGTGGGTATGAGTGCAGTATGTTTAAGTATATTTAGCTTTATTGAATACTTATAATTGGAAACACAAATTAATGGACATCTCCTACCACCTTTGGGATATTTGCAAAATACTGAAAGTTACATTACCTTTTGAATTACTGAAGTTTTATACAGAAATTTCCCCAGAATGTCAGACTTGTTTGCTGGTTAATCTATATGTATATGTCCATTTCTGTGcaggaagaacaaaaggaaagtgaCAGTGTCATGCCTCAACTTGTCATGGAAAACTGTGGTATGGATGAACATCTTGAAAAGGCTTCCTTTTCGAGTAATGAGTGTGGTTCTATTGAGAAAACCAATCCAGAAATACTGAGCAGTAATAATGATGCCAGAAAAAAAGCTTTAATTGCATCAAAGAAAACGCCGACCGAATGTGCACCTAGTACAGAAAATACTTATGGTGTCAGCAGTAGCTCTAATGCCACTATTCCTGGAGCTCCCCCACAGCCTACAAGTCGAAGGCAGTCTTTTATTACTTTGGAGAAGTTTGATGGTTCAGAAAATAGACCTTTTAGTCCATCCCCCTTGAATAACATGGCATCAactgttacagtgaaaaataaccaGGAAGGCACGACTAAAACAGATAATCcaccaaaagcaaagaaaagagaaacggCTCTTTCAAAATCTGACTCTGAAAAAATAGTGCATGGAAGTAAGAGATCAGGCCGCAGGTCAAGTAAAGCTgaacaaataggaaataaaaagtctAAGCCCTTAATGAAGTCTGATCAGGCAAAAAGTACTCAGGAATCTGCTGATGGCATGGTAGCCTTAGAAAATAACCCACCTGATTTGCTTAATCAAACAGAATGTGTGTTAGATAATCAGGTTCATCTCTCTGAATCTACAGTGGAGTGTGAGGATATAATGCTTAAACCAACAGTAGAAAATGCTGTGTTATTAGAAAACAATACTGTAGAAGAGAAAGCCTTAGAAATAAATTTGGAGTCCAAAGAAAATACACCCCCAGCCATAATAACAGCAGATCAAACAGTAAATGAGGATAGTCACATTCAGATAACTTCAAATCAAAAAACCCTTAGACGATCTTTAAGACGACGTTCAGAAACAACAGAGCCAACCACTGATAgccaagataaagaaaataatcatcagaaaagggaaagacgtaaggaagaagaaaagactcTTCAGAAAAGTCCACTGCAGGTAAAAGATGATTTGTTACCTAAACAAAAACTGATTTCTGAACAAACTGTACAGGAAAATTTaattgagaaaggaaataatttacatGAGAAGACTTTTGGGGAAACCAGCACTAACTCTGAAACTgatgaaaatagaagaaagccAGATCTTGAGAATACTAAATCTGAGGGAGATGGTGCCCAGGACATTGCAGATAAATCCTCTGAGAAATCAGTAAGGGGACGAACACGATACCAAACAAGAAGAGCATCCCAGGGTTTACTTTCCAGCATTGAAAACTCAGAATCTGATAGTTCTGAGGCAAAAGAAGAGAGTTCTAAAAAGAAGagatctggaaaatggaaaaacagaagcaaTGACAGTGTTGACATTGAAGATccagaagagaaaatggtaaaACAGGAATGTATAAAAGTTGAACATGAAACACATGATTATAAAGTGAATTTTGAAGTAGACACAGACATAAAATCTCAGATCtgtgaaaaagatgaaaataatactGTAATTCTTCAAGATTCTACAGCATCTTCAGACTTACTACAAGTTTCTGATGATGTAGCAGATACTTAcgagggaaaaagtaaaactagcAGATATTCAGAAAGTCCCTTTTTAAATCTTCCTGTACCAGAATCAAATCTAAGGACTAGAAATGCCAATAAGAGATTGCATAAGCGCGATTCTGTAGAAAATAGTGTGGGGGAATCTTCAAAAGTAGGGACAGCAgatatttctttgctttctgaaaaaaCTCTCCAAACACTTGAATGCCAACACAAGAGAAGTAGGAGGGTGAGGAGATCTAAGGGTTGCGATtgctgtggagaaaaatcacAGCCTCAGGAAAAGTCAGTTGGGTTAAAGGACACAGAAAATTATGATGTAAAGGTCAgtgaaacaaaaaagacagatgtGCGAACACCTGTAACTATCTCAGAAACTTCTAAAGCTGATCTGCACTCCGAAGTAAAACTTTTAGATGAGCATCATACTGTGAATTTTCATTTAGATCTCAAGGAGGAGAATGATACTACTAATGATTCACCAATTGTGTCTGAAACTGAGCTGAAAGAAAATACTATTCAAGACTCTCTTCCTTCTGGaatggtaaattttaaagaaacttgtgATAGGAATTCTAAGGAACCAACATCTCTTGAAAGTCAGGAGCCATCcagtaaaaaatgtaaaactagtGGCCTATGTTTAGATGATACCAAAGATACTTCACTGGAATGTTTTACTTTGGAGACCAAAGAAGAAAAGCCAGAGGCTGTCTCAAAAAAGGAATCGAGTATAGAGAATATTGTTAATGTTGAAGCAAATGCATGTGaagtaaaagcagaaatgaatcCAGAAGAAGTAGATGCTATGGAATTGGATGTTGAAAGTGATAAATCTGAGGTTAGCGTCTCTGAACAAAAGAGTGTCAAAACTGGTATTTCGGAGAAAGAGTTAACTGAGGAAAACAGTGAAAGAAGGGATGAATCTGAAGCAGATGCAGCTGAAGAAGCAGTAACTGAGGATTCAGGTATTGGTCATTCTGATAATAGCACACCTGTAAAACTGAGTGCTCAGATAGAGATTTCTGAACAGACAGCAGTTGGGGAACTAGACAGAGGAGGTAATGAATCTAATCCAGACTCATCTGAAGAAATGAATGCTGAAATGGGAAGTTGTGCAGAAACAGTGATTGGCGAGGTGACTGCTGAAACTGACCATGTCAGTGAAGCAGAGGACGAGGACTTGACTATCAAAGCCTCTGAGCCTGTAGAAGCTGAGATGAAGAGGTTATATGTAGAAATCAATAACTTTGTTCCCGACACACTTGAGACGAGCACTAAAGAAGGAAACGTTAActctaataaaactgaaacaaatacTGAATGTAATGAATTTGAGGAAACAAAATTAGATGACAATCAAATGGTAGCAGGAAATGATGGAGTTTTACAAGATCATCATACTTCAGAGAAAGTGGAGGAAACAGCACAACCTCTGACTTCTGGAACAGCTGTCTCCGAACTTATATCAGAAGACAATAATACATCTCCTCAAAAATTAGGGGATCTTGATCCTTTACTTGCATCAGCAAATGACAGTCCTAGTGGCATGCAAGGACGCTGTGTCTGGTCTCCTTTGGCTTCTCCATCCACCAGCATTTTAAAGAGAGGACTAAAAAGATCCCAAGAAGATGAGATCTCATCACCTGTTCACAAGGTAGGGATTGAGGCTCAGTATTAATGAGTCCATATTTAATTGGAATATTTTGGCCATATGGTGACACCTGCTGATTGACAGAATATTAGTCTTATATGACCACTCCTTTTGAATATTTACCATGGTGGCTAGGGGAAAGTGCACGTAGAAGGAAAGGTATtgagaaaggaaactgaagcccttGAAATTCCTTTATTTCAGGACACTAAGCTAAAGTTCTCTATACAACCATCACCATTGTTCACCTTTTGCAGAATTGATAATCTCTAATGGTGATTTCTTTCTGCTCTTCATGCAATAATAtatgaggaaacagatttagagaCTGATAAAATTTAGCACTTACTTTGTACTAGGACATTATATTGTTTCACATTTAAGTACTTATTTAAACTCTTATTTTGAGACCTCATctaattaaaaagagaacaaaatctcTTTAAGTTGTGTCTTTATCAGTTTCTGgatatgatttcatttctaattatttatgtCCCCATCTTCATAGAACTCCTTTAGTTTGTAAACATATGGA
The genomic region above belongs to Camelus ferus isolate YT-003-E chromosome 5, BCGSAC_Cfer_1.0, whole genome shotgun sequence and contains:
- the RIF1 gene encoding telomere-associated protein RIF1 isoform X2; translation: MTAPGPNPLAPLLETLEDPFASQGEQTDAYLTLTSRMTGEDGKEIIAEIEKKLSRLFKALKAHIVSQNSELSSAALQALGFCLYNPKISSGLSETDIQELLSILNDTVKSSDKNVRTRALWVISKQTFPAEVVGRVVSNIIDSLEIVFNRGETHSAVVDYEALNVIIRLIEQAPVQMGEESIRWAKLVIPLVVHSAQKVHLRGATALEMGMPLLLQKQQEIASITEQLMTTKLLSELQKLFMSKNETYVLKLWPLFVKLLGKTLHRSGSFINSLLQLEELGFRSGTPMIKKIAFIAWKSLIDNFALNPEILCSAKRLKLLMQPLSSIHVRTETLALTKLEVWWYLLMRLGPHLPANFEQVCVPLIQSTISIDSSPLPQGNSPRVATSPGLNPMSPIHKGASPYGAPVTPRMNLSSNFGGMATIPSIQLLGLEMLLHFLLGPEVLSFAKQNKLILSLEPLEHPLISSSSFFFKHANTLITAVHDSFVAVGKDASDAVIIAIWKELISLVKSVIESGNKKERPGSEVLTLLLKSLESVVKSEVFPVSKTLVLMEITIKGLPQKVLGSPAYQGTPALFLIQLIFNNKLLENGVEDERFFLNLETLVRCVLSGPTSPLAFSDSVLNVINQNAKQLENKEYLWRMWNIIVTPLTELINQTNEVNQGDALEHNFSAIYGALTLPVNHIFSAQKFPAATMKTLLKTWSELYRTFARCAALVATAEENLCCEELSSKIMSSLEEEGFSNLLFLDRITHIITVMVDCVDFSPYNVKYQPKIKSPQRPSDWSKKKKEPLGKLASLFKLIVRVIDSFHTLSLKEVHSDTLLAIGNSIISILSSVLGHVSLPSMIRKIFATLTRPLALLYKNSKLDEVPKVYSCMNNKLEKLLGEIISYLHFSCTGAYDSELLEQISPLLCVIFSHKNKQIRKQSAQFWNATFAKVTMLNYPEELKPILIQAKQKFLLLLPGLENVEIMEESSGPYSDATENSQLNMTISGMERKSSGKRDSFLAQTKSTKESVKLPAKLPLDSSTPKPKSEMPLEEEKSTDFVFIPPEGKEAKERILTEHQKEVFKTKRCDIPAMYNNLDVSQDTLFSQYSQEESMEIPTLTEKSKEDSKMVLKEEQKESDSVMPQLVMENCGMDEHLEKASFSSNECGSIEKTNPEILSSNNDARKKALIASKKTPTECAPSTENTYGVSSSSNATIPGAPPQPTSRRQSFITLEKFDGSENRPFSPSPLNNMASTVTVKNNQEGTTKTDNPPKAKKRETALSKSDSEKIVHGSKRSGRRSSKAEQIGNKKSKPLMKSDQAKSTQESADGMVALENNPPDLLNQTECVLDNQVHLSESTVECEDIMLKPTVENAVLLENNTVEEKALEINLESKENTPPAIITADQTVNEDSHIQITSNQKTLRRSLRRRSETTEPTTDSQDKENNHQKRERRKEEEKTLQKSPLQVKDDLLPKQKLISEQTVQENLIEKGNNLHEKTFGETSTNSETDENRRKPDLENTKSEGDGAQDIADKSSEKSVRGRTRYQTRRASQGLLSSIENSESDSSEAKEESSKKKRSGKWKNRSNDSVDIEDPEEKMVKQECIKVEHETHDYKVNFEVDTDIKSQICEKDENNTVILQDSTASSDLLQVSDDVADTYEGKSKTSRYSESPFLNLPVPESNLRTRNANKRLHKRDSVENSVGESSKVGTADISLLSEKTLQTLECQHKRSRRVRRSKGCDCCGEKSQPQEKSVGLKDTENYDVKVSETKKTDVRTPVTISETSKADLHSEVKLLDEHHTVNFHLDLKEENDTTNDSPIVSETELKENTIQDSLPSGMVNFKETCDRNSKEPTSLESQEPSSKKCKTSGLCLDDTKDTSLECFTLETKEEKPEAVSKKESSIENIVNVEANACEVKAEMNPEEVDAMELDVESDKSEVSVSEQKSVKTGISEKELTEENSERRDESEADAAEEAVTEDSGIGHSDNSTPVKLSAQIEISEQTAVGELDRGGNESNPDSSEEMNAEMGSCAETVIGEVTAETDHVSEAEDEDLTIKASEPVEAEMKRLYVEINNFVPDTLETSTKEGNVNSNKTETNTECNEFEETKLDDNQMVAGNDGVLQDHHTSEKVEETAQPLTSGTAVSELISEDNNTSPQKLGDLDPLLASANDSPSGMQGRCVWSPLASPSTSILKRGLKRSQEDEISSPVHKVRRVSFADPIYQAGLADDIDRRCSTVRCHSSNSSPMVKSVKTSPTAQYKHNTTSAKGFLSPGSRSPKFKSSKKCLIVEMAKEYMPCPTESIYPALMNCVAPVDIILPQITSNMWARGLGQLIRAKNIKTIGDLSTLTASEIKTLPIRSPKVSNVKKALRLYHEQQVKSRGLEEIPVFDISEKTMNGMENKSLSLDEERLASDLIDPVALESPLSKNLLAQISALALQMDSEDLHNYSGSQLFEMHEKLGSMANSIIKNLQSRWRSPAHENSI
- the RIF1 gene encoding telomere-associated protein RIF1 isoform X1, yielding MTAPGPNPLAPLLETLEDPFASQGEQTDAYLTLTSRMTGEDGKEIIAEIEKKLSRLFKALKAHIVSQNSELSSAALQALGFCLYNPKISSGLSETDIQELLSILNDTVKSSDKNVRTRALWVISKQTFPAEVVGRVVSNIIDSLEIVFNRGETHSAVVDYEALNVIIRLIEQAPVQMGEESIRWAKLVIPLVVHSAQKVHLRGATALEMGMPLLLQKQQEIASITEQLMTTKLLSELQKLFMSKNETYVLKLWPLFVKLLGKTLHRSGSFINSLLQLEELGFRSGTPMIKKIAFIAWKSLIDNFALNPEILCSAKRLKLLMQPLSSIHVRTETLALTKLEVWWYLLMRLGPHLPANFEQVCVPLIQSTISIDSSPLPQGNSPRVATSPGLNPMSPIHKGASPYGAPVTPRMNLSSNFGGMATIPSIQLLGLEMLLHFLLGPEVLSFAKQNKLILSLEPLEHPLISSSSFFFKHANTLITAVHDSFVAVGKDASDAVIIAIWKELISLVKSVIESGNKKERPGSEVLTLLLKSLESVVKSEVFPVSKTLVLMEITIKGLPQKVLGSPAYQVANMDILNGTPALFLIQLIFNNKLLENGVEDERFFLNLETLVRCVLSGPTSPLAFSDSVLNVINQNAKQLENKEYLWRMWNIIVTPLTELINQTNEVNQGDALEHNFSAIYGALTLPVNHIFSAQKFPAATMKTLLKTWSELYRTFARCAALVATAEENLCCEELSSKIMSSLEEEGFSNLLFLDRITHIITVMVDCVDFSPYNVKYQPKIKSPQRPSDWSKKKKEPLGKLASLFKLIVRVIDSFHTLSLKEVHSDTLLAIGNSIISILSSVLGHVSLPSMIRKIFATLTRPLALLYKNSKLDEVPKVYSCMNNKLEKLLGEIISYLHFSCTGAYDSELLEQISPLLCVIFSHKNKQIRKQSAQFWNATFAKVTMLNYPEELKPILIQAKQKFLLLLPGLENVEIMEESSGPYSDATENSQLNMTISGMERKSSGKRDSFLAQTKSTKESVKLPAKLPLDSSTPKPKSEMPLEEEKSTDFVFIPPEGKEAKERILTEHQKEVFKTKRCDIPAMYNNLDVSQDTLFSQYSQEESMEIPTLTEKSKEDSKMVLKEEQKESDSVMPQLVMENCGMDEHLEKASFSSNECGSIEKTNPEILSSNNDARKKALIASKKTPTECAPSTENTYGVSSSSNATIPGAPPQPTSRRQSFITLEKFDGSENRPFSPSPLNNMASTVTVKNNQEGTTKTDNPPKAKKRETALSKSDSEKIVHGSKRSGRRSSKAEQIGNKKSKPLMKSDQAKSTQESADGMVALENNPPDLLNQTECVLDNQVHLSESTVECEDIMLKPTVENAVLLENNTVEEKALEINLESKENTPPAIITADQTVNEDSHIQITSNQKTLRRSLRRRSETTEPTTDSQDKENNHQKRERRKEEEKTLQKSPLQVKDDLLPKQKLISEQTVQENLIEKGNNLHEKTFGETSTNSETDENRRKPDLENTKSEGDGAQDIADKSSEKSVRGRTRYQTRRASQGLLSSIENSESDSSEAKEESSKKKRSGKWKNRSNDSVDIEDPEEKMVKQECIKVEHETHDYKVNFEVDTDIKSQICEKDENNTVILQDSTASSDLLQVSDDVADTYEGKSKTSRYSESPFLNLPVPESNLRTRNANKRLHKRDSVENSVGESSKVGTADISLLSEKTLQTLECQHKRSRRVRRSKGCDCCGEKSQPQEKSVGLKDTENYDVKVSETKKTDVRTPVTISETSKADLHSEVKLLDEHHTVNFHLDLKEENDTTNDSPIVSETELKENTIQDSLPSGMVNFKETCDRNSKEPTSLESQEPSSKKCKTSGLCLDDTKDTSLECFTLETKEEKPEAVSKKESSIENIVNVEANACEVKAEMNPEEVDAMELDVESDKSEVSVSEQKSVKTGISEKELTEENSERRDESEADAAEEAVTEDSGIGHSDNSTPVKLSAQIEISEQTAVGELDRGGNESNPDSSEEMNAEMGSCAETVIGEVTAETDHVSEAEDEDLTIKASEPVEAEMKRLYVEINNFVPDTLETSTKEGNVNSNKTETNTECNEFEETKLDDNQMVAGNDGVLQDHHTSEKVEETAQPLTSGTAVSELISEDNNTSPQKLGDLDPLLASANDSPSGMQGRCVWSPLASPSTSILKRGLKRSQEDEISSPVHKVRRVSFADPIYQAGLADDIDRRCSTVRCHSSNSSPMVKSVKTSPTAQYKHNTTSAKGFLSPGSRSPKFKSSKKCLIVEMAKEYMPCPTESIYPALMNCVAPVDIILPQITSNMWARGLGQLIRAKNIKTIGDLSTLTASEIKTLPIRSPKVSNVKKALRLYHEQQVKSRGLEEIPVFDISEKTMNGMENKSLSLDEERLASDLIDPVALESPLSKNLLAQISALALQMDSEDLHNYSGSQLFEMHEKLGSMANSIIKNLQSRWRSPAHENSI